CGATGGCGGCATGGCCCGGCCCTTCCGCGAGAAGGTCACGGCCGAGGAGGCGCCGGCACTGGTCGAGGCGATCCTGCGCACCTGGCAGGCGCATCGCGTTGCGCCCGATGAAAGCTTCGTCGCCTTCGCTCGCCGTCATGAGATCGCGGCGCTTCAGGCGCTGGTCGCTGAGACGGGAGAGGCGGCATGACCGTCCAGGCGCCGAACCCGCTGGTCCAGGTCCTGCCCGAGACCGCGCCCTTCAGCGAAGAGCAACGCTCCTGGCTCAACGGCTTCTTCGCCGGGCTGCTCTCGCTCGACAATGCCGGCGTCACCGCGCTGTCACCCGCCGAGAATGCTGCCGTGATGGGCGAGGCCGATGACGGCGCGCCCTGGCACGATCCGGCGATGGCGATCACCGACCGGATGCAGCTTGCCGAGGGCAAGCCGCTGCCGCGCAAGCTCTTCGCCGCCATGGCGCAGCAGGATTGCGGCCAGTGCGGCTATGTCTGCGAGACCTATTCGGCCGCGATCGCCGAGGGCAAGGAAGGCCGGCTCAACCTCTGCGCGCCCGGTGGCAAGGAAACGCTGCGCCAGCTCAAGGCGTTGATGGAAGAAGGTGGCGCGCCGGCCGCCGCACCCACCGAGGTCGTGCCCAGCGCGCCAGTTGGTCCGATCGGGCGTAGCCGCGAGAACCCGGCGCTCGCCACTTTCCTGTCGCGGCACAAGCTCAATGGCGAAGGCTCCGAGAAGGAGACCTGGCATGTCGAGTTCGACCTCAGCGAGAGCGGTCTCGACTACATCGTCGGCGATGCCTTCGGCATCGTCGCGCAGAATGATCCGCGTCTCGTCGATGCGGTGATCGCGCTGCTCGGTGCGCGGCCCGATGCCGATCTCGGGGGCAAGAGCCTGCGCGAAAAGCTGCTGGCCGATTGCGGGCTCGGGCCGGCGCCCGACGCGCTGTTCCAGCTGATTTCTTATGTCACCGGCGGCGAGACCCGCCAGAAGGCCAAGCGACTGGCGGCCGGCGAGGATCCGGATAGCGATCTCGACCGGCTCGACGTGCTTGGCACGCTGCACAAGTTCTCGGCGGCGCGACTCTCACCGGAAGCTTTCGTCGAGGCGCTCGATCCGTTGCAGCCGCGGCTCTACTCGATCTCCTCCTCCTGCAACGCCACGCCGGGGCGGATTTCGCTGACGGTCGATACAGTCCGCTACAAGGTTGGCTCGCGCCCGCGCTGGGGCGTTGCCTCGACCTTTTTGGGCGAGCGCGTGCAGCGCGGTGACAAGGTCCCGGTCTATGTCCAGCGCGCTCATGGCTTCGGCCTGCCGTCGAACCCGGAGACGCCGGTGATCATGTGCGGCCCTGGCACCGGCGTCGCGCCGTTCCGCGCCTTCCTGCACGACCGCAAGGCGACCGGCGCCAAGGGAAAGAACTGGCTGTTCTTCGGCCATCAACGCCGCGCCAGCGACTTCTTCTACGAGGATGAGCTTAACGCGATGAAGCAGGAGGGGGTG
This sequence is a window from Bosea vestrisii. Protein-coding genes within it:
- a CDS encoding sulfite reductase subunit alpha — encoded protein: MTVQAPNPLVQVLPETAPFSEEQRSWLNGFFAGLLSLDNAGVTALSPAENAAVMGEADDGAPWHDPAMAITDRMQLAEGKPLPRKLFAAMAQQDCGQCGYVCETYSAAIAEGKEGRLNLCAPGGKETLRQLKALMEEGGAPAAAPTEVVPSAPVGPIGRSRENPALATFLSRHKLNGEGSEKETWHVEFDLSESGLDYIVGDAFGIVAQNDPRLVDAVIALLGARPDADLGGKSLREKLLADCGLGPAPDALFQLISYVTGGETRQKAKRLAAGEDPDSDLDRLDVLGTLHKFSAARLSPEAFVEALDPLQPRLYSISSSCNATPGRISLTVDTVRYKVGSRPRWGVASTFLGERVQRGDKVPVYVQRAHGFGLPSNPETPVIMCGPGTGVAPFRAFLHDRKATGAKGKNWLFFGHQRRASDFFYEDELNAMKQEGVLTGLTLAWSRDGKEKIYVQDRMRERGAELFAWLEQGAHFYVCGDAKRMAKDVERAMVDVVAEHGGRSVDDAVAYVAALKKAGRYQADVY